In Luteitalea sp. TBR-22, one genomic interval encodes:
- a CDS encoding SMP-30/gluconolactonase/LRE family protein gives MSSHHSRPAEDRGYALLTTTSMRLLLPTLLASALVVSPHAARGPQSDQVARLEAMQARDPQDAVVLFHLAAHAIAADRTAEGLRWLDAVSRAPGGLDPSFSRAFRGLHGDATFEDIVARIRTRHRPLVRSTIAFRIAERDLQPEGIAFDPRTRALFVGSFKGKIVRVDRRGGVSDFAYVSRPEAPRVVVGVRVDSARRHLWAVVDDPRAFADVAIEGAALVQYDIDTGTSLATYRGAPGAFNDVVVAPNGDAYVTNTTEGSVWRASRGELTRLLPAGSISEANGITIAPEGRVLYVAGWHDIHRVDLVTRHVQPLEAPRGVVTGSFDGLYWHQGGLVGIQNGIHPGRVVRLALDASRPRVMRAEILERYHPQFGGMTTAALDGQSLLYMLNTQSRSFDATGAVRPGETLRDILIVRLPL, from the coding sequence GTGTCGTCCCATCACTCCAGGCCAGCCGAGGATCGGGGCTACGCTTTGCTCACGACGACGTCGATGCGCCTGCTGCTGCCGACCCTGCTCGCCAGTGCCCTCGTGGTGTCCCCCCATGCTGCCCGAGGCCCCCAGTCCGACCAGGTCGCACGCCTGGAGGCGATGCAGGCTCGCGACCCGCAGGATGCAGTGGTGCTGTTCCATCTTGCCGCCCACGCCATCGCCGCCGACCGCACCGCTGAAGGCCTGCGGTGGCTCGATGCGGTCAGTCGCGCACCCGGCGGCCTGGACCCGTCCTTCTCACGAGCGTTCCGGGGGCTGCACGGCGATGCGACCTTCGAGGACATCGTGGCGCGCATCCGCACGCGTCATCGGCCTCTCGTGCGCAGCACCATCGCCTTCAGGATCGCCGAGCGTGACCTGCAACCCGAGGGCATCGCCTTCGATCCGCGGACCCGCGCGCTGTTCGTTGGCAGCTTCAAGGGCAAGATCGTCCGGGTCGATCGCCGCGGAGGCGTGTCCGACTTCGCTTACGTGTCTCGCCCGGAAGCGCCCCGCGTCGTCGTCGGCGTCCGCGTCGACAGCGCCCGCCGGCACCTCTGGGCCGTCGTCGACGACCCGCGCGCCTTCGCCGATGTCGCCATCGAGGGCGCGGCGCTGGTGCAGTACGACATCGACACCGGCACGTCTCTGGCGACCTACCGCGGTGCGCCTGGCGCCTTCAACGACGTGGTCGTCGCGCCGAACGGTGATGCCTACGTGACCAACACGACCGAGGGCTCTGTCTGGCGCGCCAGCCGGGGTGAGCTGACGAGGCTGCTGCCCGCCGGATCCATCTCCGAGGCCAACGGCATCACCATCGCTCCCGAGGGGCGCGTGTTGTACGTGGCGGGCTGGCACGACATCCACCGGGTGGACCTCGTGACGCGTCATGTCCAGCCGCTCGAGGCGCCGCGCGGAGTCGTGACCGGCAGCTTCGACGGCCTCTACTGGCATCAGGGCGGGCTGGTCGGCATCCAGAACGGCATCCACCCCGGACGCGTCGTGCGCCTGGCCCTCGACGCGTCACGGCCACGCGTCATGCGTGCCGAGATCCTCGAGCGCTACCACCCGCAATTCGGCGGCATGACCACGGCCGCCCTGGACGGCCAGTCATTGCTGTACATGCTCAACACGCAGTCCCGATCCTTCGATGCGACCGGGGCCGTGAGGCCGGGCGAGACCCTGCGCGACATCCTCATCGTCCGGCTGCCGCTCTGA
- a CDS encoding M28 family metallopeptidase: protein MLDASPDRIAHDLQLLAGDIGVRLAGTDGERAAAAYVADVGRRLGAVVAVEEFPVRSRVVTEEQLEVRIGDAWHAFPCSLFSSTPGTEGAWVGGAIATLTPTDYQRDDFSHLRGKAVIHLGCHIESRAAYQRLIAAQPAVLLMVDTRYAGDTPRADGMFPSYTAAIGAVPTLNVAHQDAWHWVVQGATEARCRVVGGMQPAISQNVVIDLPGTDLAEEILYASAHHDTQADSPGADDNGSGVVGVLELARLLQSLPRRRTIRLVSFGAEEQLSVGSAAYVRAHREEIAARGRCMYNLDSFGSHLGWLQLYVNGHPDFEASFRPYLHAADIRYQTITAVVPYADHFPFVAAGIPGVFHYRVNCDGGRFFHHRPDDDLTRVSPSVIGRDVGAVASWLDAMATAEVLPFTPSIPEEQRAEVAACWEDLFGGWR from the coding sequence ATGCTGGACGCCTCTCCCGACCGCATCGCCCACGACCTTCAGCTGCTCGCCGGTGACATCGGCGTCCGCCTCGCCGGCACCGACGGCGAGCGCGCGGCCGCCGCCTACGTCGCCGACGTCGGACGCCGCCTCGGGGCGGTGGTCGCCGTCGAGGAGTTCCCGGTGCGCTCGCGGGTGGTCACCGAGGAGCAGCTCGAGGTCCGCATCGGCGACGCGTGGCACGCGTTCCCGTGCTCGCTGTTCAGCAGCACACCCGGCACCGAGGGGGCGTGGGTCGGCGGCGCCATCGCCACGCTCACGCCGACCGACTACCAGCGCGACGACTTCTCGCACCTGCGCGGCAAGGCCGTCATCCACCTCGGGTGCCACATCGAGTCGCGCGCCGCCTACCAGCGGCTCATCGCCGCGCAGCCCGCGGTGCTGCTGATGGTGGACACGCGCTACGCGGGGGACACGCCGCGCGCCGACGGGATGTTTCCCTCGTACACGGCGGCGATCGGCGCCGTCCCGACGCTGAACGTCGCGCATCAGGATGCCTGGCACTGGGTGGTGCAGGGCGCCACCGAGGCACGCTGTCGCGTCGTCGGGGGCATGCAGCCGGCCATCTCGCAGAACGTCGTGATCGACCTGCCGGGCACGGACCTGGCCGAGGAGATCCTCTACGCGAGCGCGCATCACGACACGCAGGCGGACTCGCCGGGCGCCGACGACAACGGATCCGGGGTGGTCGGCGTGCTCGAACTGGCGCGGCTGCTGCAGTCATTGCCGCGCCGACGCACGATCCGGCTGGTCTCGTTCGGCGCGGAGGAGCAGCTGTCGGTCGGGTCGGCGGCGTACGTGCGCGCGCACCGGGAGGAGATCGCGGCGCGTGGCCGGTGCATGTACAACCTCGACAGCTTCGGCTCTCACCTGGGATGGCTGCAGCTGTACGTGAACGGGCACCCGGACTTCGAGGCGTCGTTTCGTCCGTACCTGCACGCCGCCGACATCCGCTACCAGACGATCACGGCCGTCGTCCCCTACGCGGATCACTTCCCGTTCGTCGCAGCGGGGATCCCCGGTGTGTTCCACTACCGCGTCAACTGCGATGGCGGGCGGTTCTTCCATCACCGTCCGGACGATGACCTGACGCGCGTGTCGCCGTCGGTGATCGGGCGCGACGTCGGGGCGGTCGCCAGCTGGCTCGACGCCATGGCGACGGCGGAAGTGCTGCCCTTCACACCCTCGATTCCGGAGGAGCAGCGCGCTGAAGTCGCGGCGTGCTGGGAGGATCTCTTCGGCGGCTGGAGGTGA
- a CDS encoding exo 1,3/1,4-beta-D-glucan glucohydrolase, giving the protein MLATVSARQQGGVANPERWPVAKSPGVLTDAATEARVSALLAGLSVEEKVGQVIQADLSAIKPEDLKTYPLGSVQAGGNSSPNGDERAPASVWVEAMRQFRAANKAYWGSRPVIPIMFGIDAVHGHANMVGATIVPHNVGLGAMRDPALVRRIGEMTAREMAATGADWTYAPTVTVPRDDRWGRGYEGWSEDPEIVAAYARAITLGLQGELGVDPIAPGHIAGTAKHFLADGGTDGGKDQGDARISEEELVRVHAAGYKPAIDAGILTVMMSFSSWNGVKHTGNRSLITDVLKGRMGFTGLVINDWNSHGQVPGCTNDNCPQAINAGVDMYMVPSDWKGLYANLVRQVKDGTVPMARLDDAVRRILRVKIKAGLFRSDRPLEGRLELLGAPEHRAIAREAVRKSLVLLKNDGVLPIRGNARVLVAGDADDIGKACGGWTLSWQGTGNTNKDFPGAQSILAGLRDALGAQGGSVTYSADGRVTTRPDVAVVVFGEEPYAEFQGDLATMHYKPGDDRDLSVLRTLKAQGIPTVAVFLSGRPLWVNREINASDAFVAAWLPGTEGGGIADVLVGDAAGRPRFDFTGTLARTWPKRPDQATLNRGDAGADPLFAYGYGLSYARPAAVGRLPEDGAVSESTAGDVFFGAGRMQGGARAILRDSAGERHVPVEGAAESPARVVVMSPRDVGAQENAREVTWSGAAAGTLEFTGITRDLSRQANGDMAIAFTWAVEEAPTAAVTLGMGCGDGCLGRVDVTSQLRASAPGQLRSLKVKLSCLAAQGAVMRRIDRPVVLETTGRLRVVLREVRLVTNEGDAICPGR; this is encoded by the coding sequence ATGCTGGCCACGGTGTCGGCTCGCCAGCAGGGCGGCGTCGCCAACCCTGAACGCTGGCCGGTCGCGAAGTCCCCGGGGGTGCTGACCGACGCCGCGACCGAGGCGCGCGTGTCGGCGCTGCTGGCCGGCCTTTCGGTCGAGGAGAAGGTCGGGCAGGTGATCCAGGCCGACCTCTCCGCGATCAAGCCCGAGGACCTGAAGACGTACCCGCTCGGATCGGTCCAGGCCGGCGGCAACTCGTCGCCCAACGGCGACGAGCGGGCGCCCGCCAGCGTGTGGGTCGAGGCGATGCGCCAGTTCCGCGCCGCCAACAAGGCGTATTGGGGCTCGCGGCCCGTCATCCCCATCATGTTCGGGATCGACGCCGTGCACGGGCACGCCAACATGGTCGGCGCGACGATCGTGCCGCACAACGTCGGCCTCGGCGCGATGCGCGATCCGGCGCTGGTGCGGCGCATCGGCGAGATGACGGCGCGCGAGATGGCCGCCACCGGGGCCGACTGGACGTACGCGCCCACCGTCACCGTGCCGCGCGACGACCGTTGGGGGCGCGGCTACGAAGGCTGGTCGGAAGACCCCGAGATCGTCGCGGCGTACGCCCGCGCGATCACCCTCGGCCTGCAGGGGGAACTCGGCGTCGACCCGATTGCGCCCGGGCACATCGCCGGCACCGCGAAGCACTTCCTGGCCGATGGCGGCACCGACGGCGGCAAGGATCAGGGCGACGCGCGCATCTCCGAGGAGGAACTGGTCCGCGTCCACGCTGCCGGCTACAAGCCCGCCATCGACGCCGGCATCCTCACCGTCATGATGTCGTTCTCGAGCTGGAACGGCGTGAAGCACACCGGCAACCGGTCGCTGATCACCGACGTGCTGAAGGGCCGCATGGGGTTCACCGGGTTGGTCATCAACGACTGGAACTCGCACGGCCAGGTGCCCGGCTGCACCAACGACAACTGCCCGCAGGCGATCAACGCCGGCGTCGACATGTACATGGTGCCGAGCGACTGGAAGGGGCTCTACGCCAACCTCGTACGGCAGGTGAAGGACGGCACGGTGCCGATGGCGCGGCTCGACGACGCGGTGCGGCGGATCCTGCGAGTGAAGATCAAGGCCGGGCTGTTCCGCAGTGACCGGCCACTCGAGGGTCGCCTCGAGCTGCTCGGCGCTCCCGAGCACCGCGCCATCGCGCGCGAGGCGGTCCGCAAGTCGCTCGTCCTGCTCAAGAACGACGGCGTCCTGCCGATCCGCGGCAACGCGCGCGTGCTCGTCGCCGGCGATGCCGACGACATCGGCAAGGCCTGCGGCGGCTGGACGCTGTCGTGGCAGGGCACCGGCAACACCAACAAGGACTTCCCCGGTGCCCAGTCGATCCTCGCGGGCCTGCGCGACGCGCTCGGCGCGCAGGGCGGCTCGGTCACCTACAGCGCCGACGGCCGCGTCACGACCCGGCCGGACGTGGCGGTGGTCGTGTTCGGCGAGGAGCCCTACGCCGAGTTCCAGGGCGACCTCGCGACGATGCACTACAAGCCCGGTGACGATCGCGACCTGTCGGTGCTGCGCACGTTGAAGGCGCAGGGGATCCCGACGGTCGCGGTGTTCCTGTCGGGGCGTCCCCTCTGGGTGAACCGCGAGATCAACGCCAGCGACGCGTTCGTCGCCGCCTGGCTGCCGGGCACGGAAGGCGGGGGCATCGCCGACGTGCTCGTCGGCGACGCGGCGGGGCGGCCGCGATTCGACTTCACGGGCACGCTCGCGCGCACCTGGCCGAAGCGGCCCGATCAGGCCACGCTCAACCGCGGCGATGCCGGCGCCGACCCGTTGTTCGCGTACGGCTATGGCTTGTCGTACGCGCGACCCGCCGCCGTCGGCAGGTTGCCGGAGGACGGCGCCGTCAGCGAGAGCACGGCGGGCGACGTGTTCTTCGGCGCGGGCCGCATGCAGGGTGGGGCGCGGGCGATTCTGCGCGACAGCGCCGGTGAGCGCCACGTGCCGGTGGAGGGCGCCGCCGAGAGTCCGGCGCGTGTGGTCGTGATGTCCCCCCGGGACGTCGGCGCACAGGAGAACGCGCGCGAGGTGACGTGGTCGGGCGCAGCGGCAGGCACGCTGGAGTTCACGGGGATCACCCGCGACCTCTCGCGTCAGGCCAACGGCGACATGGCGATCGCGTTCACCTGGGCGGTCGAGGAGGCGCCGACGGCCGCGGTCACGCTCGGCATGGGGTGTGGCGACGGCTGCCTCGGGCGCGTCGACGTCACGTCGCAGTTGCGGGCATCGGCGCCGGGGCAACTGCGCTCGCTGAAGGTGAAGCTGTCGTGCCTCGCCGCGCAGGGCGCCGTCATGCGGCGCATCGACCGCCCCGTCGTCCTCGAGACGACCGGGCGGCTGCGCGTCGTGCTGCGCGAGGTCAGGCTCGTCACCAACGAGGGCGACGCCATCTGCCCGGGCCGGTGA
- a CDS encoding DUF4397 domain-containing protein, producing MHRFVLNLVTAGLVLASAGTAAAQNAHLYAVHGIPGGDLGLSAALPVDVSVNGACALTDFRFGQVRGPLSLPPGNYTFEIKLNLGGEPCTGPTAIGPAVIPLAAGENATVIAHLTAGGAPTASKFVNDVSNTRAGRARIVAHHTAAAPAVDVYVGRKLSDPTAPALIVPGVVNGDQAGAPLQPGNWQAALKLAGTDTVALGPATVRLRPFTAYFVYAVGSASTGSLTFIVNAIDSRR from the coding sequence ATGCATCGCTTCGTCCTGAACCTGGTCACGGCCGGCCTCGTTCTCGCCTCGGCCGGCACGGCTGCCGCGCAGAATGCTCACCTGTACGCCGTTCACGGCATCCCCGGCGGCGACCTCGGTCTCTCGGCGGCCCTGCCCGTGGACGTGTCGGTCAACGGGGCGTGTGCGTTGACCGACTTCCGCTTCGGGCAAGTGCGTGGCCCGCTGTCGTTGCCTCCGGGCAACTACACGTTCGAGATCAAGCTGAATCTGGGCGGCGAGCCCTGCACCGGCCCCACCGCGATCGGCCCGGCCGTGATTCCTCTGGCCGCGGGAGAGAACGCCACCGTGATCGCCCACCTGACCGCTGGTGGCGCTCCGACCGCGTCCAAGTTCGTCAACGACGTCAGCAACACCAGGGCGGGCCGCGCGCGCATCGTCGCGCATCACACGGCCGCCGCGCCCGCCGTGGACGTCTACGTGGGCCGCAAGCTCAGCGATCCCACCGCTCCGGCGTTGATCGTTCCCGGCGTGGTCAACGGCGACCAGGCAGGCGCGCCGCTGCAGCCTGGCAACTGGCAGGCGGCGCTCAAGCTCGCGGGCACCGACACCGTTGCGCTCGGTCCGGCGACGGTGCGCCTGCGGCCGTTCACCGCGTACTTCGTCTATGCCGTCGGGTCGGCCTCGACCGGCAGCCTCACGTTCATCGTCAACGCGATCGACAGTCGTCGCTGA
- a CDS encoding TonB-dependent receptor: MSIRRLLACCALLCSLASPAFAQFETGSITGTVQDRSGGVLPGVTVTVRNLDTNVSQVTVTNESGAYEFFTLRVGRYEVKATLEGFAPATIEDVPLAIGNRQRVDVTLGVGTVSEAVDVRAQGLALEKDSSQRSSVVTAEQAVALPLPGREYSALVQLAPGVRRSSINNTQGTGREGSFTINGLRSTYNNYLLDGIDNNAYGTSNQGYSNQVIQPPPDALVEMRVVTNNMSAEYGRSGGGTINVAYKSGTNRFHGAGWEFRRDPALNATGFFKPAAGTEPKLTRDQFGFVFGGPVLRNRAFFFTDYEGLRQDRYTVAISSIPDLAQRQGVLGVAVRDPRTGTVYPAGTALPMTAAARKILADLPEPTSAGTANNYRATVLATNDTDKANIKLDQKISDTLSLFGRYGWRDTDIYEEPGLPLPSGGAGNGYTYVTNKALALGATYMPGGTQLLEFRFGWSSTQGGKYPPALGSASALDAYGITGLPTDPRVAGGLPTLTITGFTALGRQATNPQWQYPEVWNPKVNYSLVRGRQSLKFGYEFQRIDTQVQDVNPLYGTNIFSGQFTRPTGVAANNVYNLSDFMLGYQSQYTLSNILVANIRQNMQFAYVQDDIRVNDRLTLNLGLRYEYATPHWEKDNVLSNFDPTTVSMIAARDGSLEDRATIRPDRNNVGPRLGFAWSITPTTVARGGFGTSYVHFQRAGGANILPINGPQVINAVAVQNDPTAAAFRLYQDGFPAGWTDPSTFNPAAANVTYMPRDYGSSRVDSWFVSVQREVLPGTIVDVAYVGNRADGLLQLANYNQARPNAQGENTPLQARRPITGFGDITYAWNGGRSDYQGFQLKTETRRRGFFFVNALTLSRARDNGAGSLENANGNSPGIQDFNNPDADWGISGYNQPFNWTSSLVWDVPVGRDRRYMSNASAFVDAVLGGWQVAFISFLVSGDPVTFTYTPAAIAQVSGITQDFRGANNYRPNVNGDPYGDRDSITGYFDRTALSIPDTWSPFGNAARNSVRGPNQWTVDFALQKRFRLPIGSATNLEVRAEAFNLLNRTNFNAPNGNLSANGFGTITSTADPRQVQLGVRLTF, translated from the coding sequence AGGACAGGAGCGGCGGCGTCCTGCCCGGCGTGACCGTCACCGTCCGCAACCTCGACACGAACGTGTCGCAGGTGACCGTCACCAACGAGAGCGGCGCCTACGAGTTCTTCACGCTCCGGGTCGGGCGCTACGAAGTGAAGGCGACCCTCGAGGGATTCGCGCCGGCGACGATCGAGGACGTCCCGCTGGCCATCGGCAACCGGCAGCGTGTCGACGTGACGCTCGGCGTCGGCACGGTCAGCGAAGCCGTCGACGTGCGAGCCCAGGGCCTCGCTCTCGAGAAGGACTCCAGCCAACGCAGTTCGGTGGTGACCGCCGAGCAGGCCGTGGCCCTGCCGCTGCCCGGCCGCGAGTACTCGGCGCTCGTCCAGCTGGCGCCGGGCGTGCGTCGCTCCTCGATCAACAACACGCAGGGCACCGGCCGAGAGGGCTCGTTCACGATCAACGGCCTGCGCAGCACCTACAACAACTACCTGCTCGACGGCATCGACAACAACGCCTACGGCACCAGCAACCAGGGCTACTCCAACCAGGTCATCCAGCCGCCCCCCGACGCGCTCGTCGAGATGCGCGTGGTGACCAACAACATGAGCGCCGAGTACGGCCGCAGCGGCGGCGGCACGATCAACGTCGCGTACAAGAGCGGCACCAACCGCTTCCACGGCGCCGGCTGGGAGTTCCGGCGCGACCCGGCGCTCAACGCCACCGGCTTCTTCAAGCCGGCTGCCGGCACCGAGCCGAAGCTGACGCGCGACCAGTTCGGCTTCGTCTTCGGCGGTCCGGTGCTGCGCAACCGCGCCTTCTTCTTCACCGACTACGAGGGACTCCGGCAGGACCGCTACACGGTGGCGATCTCCTCGATTCCCGACCTGGCGCAACGCCAGGGGGTGCTGGGTGTCGCGGTGCGCGACCCGCGCACCGGCACGGTGTATCCCGCCGGCACGGCGCTGCCGATGACCGCCGCGGCGCGCAAGATCCTCGCCGACCTACCGGAGCCGACCAGCGCCGGGACGGCCAACAACTACCGCGCGACCGTGCTGGCCACCAACGACACCGACAAGGCCAACATCAAGCTCGATCAGAAGATCTCCGACACGCTGTCGCTGTTCGGGCGGTACGGCTGGCGCGACACCGACATCTACGAGGAGCCGGGCCTGCCCCTGCCGTCGGGCGGCGCCGGCAACGGCTACACCTACGTGACCAACAAGGCCCTCGCGCTCGGCGCCACGTACATGCCCGGCGGCACGCAACTGCTGGAGTTCCGCTTCGGCTGGTCGAGCACGCAGGGCGGCAAGTACCCGCCGGCGCTCGGCTCGGCCTCGGCACTCGACGCGTACGGCATCACGGGCCTGCCCACCGACCCGCGCGTCGCCGGCGGCCTGCCGACGCTCACCATCACGGGCTTCACCGCGCTCGGGCGCCAGGCGACCAATCCGCAATGGCAGTACCCCGAGGTGTGGAATCCGAAGGTGAACTACTCGCTGGTCCGCGGCCGGCAGTCGCTGAAGTTCGGCTACGAGTTCCAGCGCATCGACACGCAGGTGCAGGACGTCAACCCGCTCTACGGCACCAACATCTTCTCGGGCCAGTTCACCCGACCGACCGGCGTCGCGGCCAACAACGTCTACAACCTCTCGGACTTCATGCTGGGTTACCAGTCGCAGTACACGCTCAGCAACATCCTGGTGGCCAACATCCGGCAGAACATGCAGTTCGCCTACGTCCAGGACGACATCCGCGTCAACGACCGGCTGACGCTCAACCTCGGCCTGCGCTACGAGTACGCGACGCCGCACTGGGAGAAGGACAACGTCCTGTCGAACTTCGACCCGACGACCGTGTCGATGATCGCCGCCAGGGACGGCTCACTCGAGGACCGCGCGACGATCCGCCCCGACCGCAACAACGTCGGCCCGCGCCTCGGCTTCGCCTGGTCGATCACGCCGACCACCGTCGCGCGCGGTGGCTTCGGCACCTCGTACGTCCACTTCCAGCGGGCCGGCGGCGCCAACATCCTGCCGATCAACGGGCCGCAGGTGATCAACGCCGTGGCCGTGCAGAACGACCCGACCGCGGCCGCGTTCCGCCTGTACCAGGACGGCTTCCCCGCCGGCTGGACCGACCCGAGCACGTTCAACCCGGCGGCGGCCAACGTCACCTACATGCCCCGCGACTACGGATCCAGCCGCGTCGACAGCTGGTTCGTGTCCGTGCAGCGCGAGGTCCTGCCGGGCACCATCGTCGACGTCGCCTACGTCGGCAACCGGGCCGATGGCCTGCTGCAGCTGGCCAACTACAACCAGGCGCGCCCCAACGCGCAGGGCGAGAACACGCCGCTGCAGGCGCGTCGCCCGATCACCGGCTTCGGCGACATCACCTATGCCTGGAACGGCGGGCGCTCCGACTACCAGGGTTTCCAGCTGAAGACCGAGACGCGTCGCCGCGGCTTCTTCTTCGTCAACGCGCTCACGCTGTCGCGGGCCCGCGACAACGGCGCCGGATCGCTCGAGAACGCCAACGGCAACTCGCCCGGCATCCAGGACTTCAACAATCCGGACGCCGACTGGGGGATCTCCGGCTACAACCAGCCGTTCAACTGGACGAGCAGCCTGGTGTGGGACGTGCCGGTGGGCCGCGATCGCCGCTACATGAGCAATGCCTCGGCGTTCGTCGACGCGGTGCTCGGCGGCTGGCAGGTGGCCTTCATCAGCTTCCTCGTGTCGGGCGATCCGGTCACCTTCACGTACACGCCGGCGGCCATCGCGCAGGTGTCGGGCATCACCCAGGACTTCCGCGGCGCCAACAACTACCGGCCGAACGTCAACGGCGACCCCTACGGCGATCGCGACTCGATCACCGGCTATTTCGATCGCACGGCGCTGTCGATCCCGGACACCTGGAGCCCCTTCGGCAATGCCGCCCGCAACAGCGTGCGCGGTCCGAACCAGTGGACCGTCGACTTCGCGCTGCAGAAGCGCTTCCGCCTGCCGATCGGGTCGGCCACCAACCTCGAGGTGCGGGCAGAGGCGTTCAACCTCCTGAACCGCACGAACTTCAACGCGCCGAACGGCAACCTGAGCGCCAACGGCTTCGGGACGATCACCAGCACCGCCGACCCGCGGCAGGTGCAGTTGGGGGTGAGGCTGACGTTCTAG
- a CDS encoding PA domain-containing protein — MRRTSVITGALALATALTVPAQSWAQPAQILIVNTDGPNEGFNDPTPVAPVGGNTGTTLGQQRLIAFQHAANLWAAELQSPVPIRVQASFNPLTCTATSAVLGAAGAIQIFGNSPGVEIQNIWYPVALANKLAGSDLAPGPEGTSADDIVAIFNSNLGAPSCLGGRPFYLGLDTNHGTAINLVTVLLHEFGHGLGFANFVTETNGTSPLNLGDVYSQYTLDTTVNKTWNQMTAAERAASAVRGRRVVWSGLNVTNAVPSVLSLGTPLFRVTSPSTLGVFQIGAAAFGPALSSPGVSGDVVLALDAADGAGPSTSDACSPITNSNAVFGRIALVDRGSCLFPVKVKNAQDAGAIAVLVADNVAGEPPAGLGGTDPTITIPSVRISLGDGNALKAALAQGVVTGTLGVDPTVRAGADTSNRAMLYMPNPVQSGSSGSHFDTSATRNLLMEPAINADLTHVVKPPVDLTLSLFQDIGWFSDGDGVPDGVDACLGSNRSATVVVGGIDSGVANTVFASGCRISDFVEYCEKSGGNHGGVVTCVGDLSLRLKSTGVITGREYGALTSAVARTRTAP, encoded by the coding sequence ATGCGTCGCACCAGCGTCATCACGGGCGCGCTCGCGCTCGCCACCGCACTGACCGTCCCTGCGCAGTCGTGGGCGCAGCCGGCCCAGATCCTCATCGTCAACACCGACGGGCCGAACGAGGGGTTCAACGATCCGACGCCGGTGGCGCCGGTCGGCGGCAACACCGGGACGACCCTCGGCCAGCAGCGACTGATCGCATTCCAGCACGCCGCGAACCTGTGGGCTGCCGAGTTGCAGAGCCCGGTGCCCATCCGCGTGCAGGCGTCGTTCAACCCGCTGACCTGCACTGCCACGTCGGCGGTGCTCGGCGCGGCGGGTGCGATCCAGATCTTCGGCAATTCGCCTGGGGTCGAGATCCAGAACATCTGGTATCCCGTGGCGCTCGCCAACAAGCTGGCGGGCTCCGACCTCGCACCGGGGCCCGAAGGCACCTCCGCTGACGACATTGTCGCGATCTTCAACTCCAACCTGGGCGCCCCGAGCTGCCTGGGCGGCCGGCCGTTCTACCTCGGGCTCGACACCAACCACGGCACTGCCATCAACCTCGTCACCGTGCTGCTGCACGAGTTCGGGCACGGCCTCGGGTTCGCCAACTTCGTGACCGAGACCAACGGTACGTCGCCGCTCAACCTCGGCGACGTCTACTCGCAGTACACGCTGGACACCACGGTCAACAAGACGTGGAACCAGATGACGGCGGCCGAACGGGCGGCGTCGGCGGTGCGCGGCCGTCGCGTGGTGTGGAGCGGCCTCAACGTCACCAATGCGGTGCCCTCGGTGCTGTCGCTGGGCACGCCGCTGTTCCGCGTGACGTCGCCCTCGACCCTCGGGGTCTTCCAGATCGGCGCGGCGGCCTTCGGGCCGGCGCTGTCGAGCCCGGGCGTGTCCGGCGATGTGGTCCTGGCGCTCGACGCGGCTGATGGCGCCGGGCCGAGCACGTCTGATGCCTGCTCGCCCATCACCAACAGCAACGCCGTGTTCGGCCGGATCGCCCTGGTGGATCGCGGCTCGTGCCTGTTCCCCGTGAAGGTCAAGAACGCCCAGGATGCCGGAGCGATCGCGGTCCTGGTCGCCGACAACGTCGCTGGCGAACCGCCGGCCGGACTCGGCGGCACCGACCCGACCATCACCATCCCCTCCGTGCGGATCTCGCTCGGCGACGGCAATGCCCTGAAGGCCGCGCTCGCGCAGGGCGTGGTGACCGGCACGCTCGGCGTCGATCCGACGGTGCGGGCAGGCGCCGACACGTCCAACCGCGCGATGCTCTACATGCCCAACCCGGTGCAGTCCGGTTCGTCCGGATCGCACTTCGACACCAGCGCCACCCGCAACCTGCTGATGGAGCCGGCGATCAACGCCGACCTGACGCACGTGGTCAAGCCGCCGGTCGACCTGACCCTGTCGCTGTTCCAGGACATCGGCTGGTTCTCCGACGGCGACGGCGTCCCCGACGGCGTCGACGCGTGCCTCGGCTCCAACCGCTCGGCGACCGTGGTCGTGGGGGGGATCGACAGCGGCGTGGCCAACACGGTCTTCGCGAGCGGCTGCCGCATCAGTGACTTCGTCGAGTACTGCGAGAAGTCGGGCGGCAACCACGGCGGCGTGGTCACCTGCGTCGGCGACCTGTCGCTGCGGCTCAAGAGCACCGGTGTGATCACCGGGCGCGAGTACGGCGCATTGACCAGCGCCGTCGCGCGCACGCGCACGGCGCCCTGA